One Deinococcus grandis genomic region harbors:
- a CDS encoding DUF4326 domain-containing protein, giving the protein MIITVGRLGDSHDTGHTEYVGRGRGSVLGNPLPVIGRSRWTSEAAAWTSHLIHAAHLTGTEREQAQRALHRLGFEQGEAAALYLHVLREQCRTDTPQRRAVLRLAALATQGPVHLQCWCTPRPCHAEHIRAAILGYAQTLPRPA; this is encoded by the coding sequence ATGATCATCACCGTCGGCCGCCTCGGCGATTCCCACGACACTGGACACACGGAGTACGTCGGACGAGGCCGGGGCAGCGTCCTCGGCAACCCCCTGCCCGTCATCGGACGGAGCCGCTGGACGAGTGAGGCCGCCGCGTGGACGAGTCACCTGATCCACGCGGCGCACCTCACGGGCACCGAACGCGAGCAGGCACAGCGGGCGCTGCACCGCCTCGGCTTCGAGCAGGGAGAGGCAGCCGCGCTGTACCTGCACGTCCTGCGGGAGCAGTGCCGGACGGATACCCCACAACGCCGTGCCGTGCTGCGACTCGCCGCCCTCGCCACGCAGGGACCCGTGCACCTCCAGTGCTGGTGCACACCCAGACCCTGCCACGCTGAGCACATCCGCGCGGCCATCCTCGGCTACGCGCAGACGCTCCCCCGCCCCGCCTGA
- a CDS encoding ParB/RepB/Spo0J family partition protein has product MPTDAPPPLLNVTVPTPFSTAVPLDDLTEDTHGASNHLKGALRCTGQLQPIVLESLPSGEYRIRDGNRRVAAARSIGWTHVQADVYAGLTEAQWALVVAGVHNRSANPVEEARLYGTLTQTLTEAGIAANTGVPVQVIRARLSLLSLPGDVLDLIGTRTLSLSVAERAAKLRGVHAERAVREIREAAQAGKPFTAAQLKVVTVARASSLGARLMAAAPPPPTLLPPETILAEEVRALCERRGVSVQALTQVLTGSVPPVTPVQAAHVHRAVVH; this is encoded by the coding sequence ATGCCGACCGATGCCCCCCCACCCCTGCTCAACGTGACCGTGCCCACGCCCTTCAGTACCGCCGTGCCCCTCGACGACCTCACCGAGGACACGCACGGCGCCAGCAACCACCTCAAGGGCGCGCTGCGCTGCACCGGGCAACTCCAACCCATCGTGCTGGAATCCCTGCCCAGCGGCGAGTACCGCATCCGGGATGGGAATCGCCGCGTCGCGGCCGCCCGGTCGATCGGCTGGACGCACGTGCAGGCGGACGTGTACGCCGGACTGACCGAGGCGCAGTGGGCCCTGGTGGTCGCCGGAGTGCACAACCGCAGTGCCAACCCCGTGGAGGAAGCCCGCCTGTACGGCACGCTCACGCAGACCCTGACTGAGGCGGGCATCGCCGCGAACACCGGCGTTCCCGTGCAAGTCATCCGCGCCCGCCTGTCCCTGCTCAGTCTGCCGGGCGACGTCCTGGACCTGATCGGGACGCGCACCCTGAGCCTGAGTGTCGCCGAGCGCGCCGCGAAACTCCGGGGCGTGCACGCCGAGCGGGCCGTGCGGGAGATCCGGGAGGCGGCCCAGGCGGGCAAGCCGTTCACGGCTGCGCAGCTGAAGGTGGTCACCGTGGCCCGTGCCAGCAGCCTCGGGGCTCGCCTCATGGCCGCGGCACCACCCCCACCCACGCTGCTGCCCCCAGAGACGATCCTCGCCGAGGAAGTCCGGGCGCTGTGCGAACGGCGGGGCGTGAGCGTGCAGGCCCTGACGCAGGTCCTCACCGGGTCGGTGCCGCCCGTGACCCCCGTGCAGGCGGCGCACGTCCACCGCGCCGTGGTGCACTGA